The Streptomyces sp. NBC_01353 genome contains a region encoding:
- a CDS encoding NUDIX hydrolase has protein sequence MQWTKLSEQPVYENRWFRVNLADVELPDGRHLDHYLIRLRPVAVATAVNEANEVLMLWRHRFITDSWGWELAAGVVEDGEDLVTAAAREMEEETGWRPGPLRHLLTVEPSNGLTDARHHLYWTEEATYIGPPEDDFESSRREWIPLKLVPDMIGRGEIPAANMAAGLLMLHHLRLG, from the coding sequence GTGCAGTGGACGAAACTGAGCGAACAACCTGTCTATGAGAACCGCTGGTTCCGGGTGAACCTCGCGGACGTCGAACTCCCGGACGGCCGCCACCTCGACCACTATCTGATCCGGCTCCGCCCGGTCGCCGTCGCGACCGCCGTCAACGAGGCCAACGAAGTCCTCATGCTCTGGCGGCACCGCTTCATCACCGACAGCTGGGGCTGGGAGCTGGCCGCCGGTGTCGTGGAGGACGGCGAGGACCTGGTGACGGCCGCGGCCCGCGAGATGGAGGAGGAGACGGGTTGGCGCCCGGGACCCCTGCGCCATCTCCTCACCGTCGAGCCGTCCAACGGCCTCACCGACGCCCGGCACCACCTCTACTGGACCGAGGAGGCCACGTACATCGGCCCGCCCGAGGACGACTTCGAGTCCTCGCGACGTGAGTGGATACCGCTCAAACTGGTCCCCGACATGATCGGACGGGGCGAGATTCCGGCCGCCAACATGGCCGCGGGGCTGCTGATGCTGCACCATCTGCGGCTCGGCTGA
- a CDS encoding 3-hydroxybutyryl-CoA dehydrogenase, producing MADIERVGVVGCGQMGAGIAEVCARSGLEVKVAETTGEALEIGRTRLYNSLAKAAERGKISEEERDATLARLSFTTDLGEFADRDLVIEAVVENEQVKTEIFQVLDQVVTRQDAILASNTSSIPLVKLAVATSRPDQVIGIHFFNPAPVQKLVELIPALTTSEGTISRAQVFAEKLLGKHAIRAQDRSGFVVNALLVPYLLSAIRMFESGIASREDIDNGMEFGCAHPMGPLKLADLIGLDTIVSIADSMYTEYKEPLYAAPPLLQRMVDAGRLGRKTGSGFYPYP from the coding sequence ATGGCCGACATTGAGCGCGTCGGAGTGGTGGGCTGCGGCCAGATGGGCGCGGGCATCGCGGAGGTGTGTGCCCGCAGCGGCCTCGAGGTGAAGGTCGCCGAGACCACCGGCGAAGCGCTGGAGATCGGTCGCACGCGGCTCTACAACTCGCTCGCGAAGGCCGCCGAACGCGGCAAGATCAGCGAGGAGGAGCGCGACGCGACGCTGGCGCGACTCAGCTTCACCACCGACCTGGGCGAGTTCGCCGACCGCGACCTCGTCATCGAGGCCGTCGTCGAGAACGAGCAGGTCAAGACCGAGATCTTCCAGGTGCTCGACCAGGTGGTGACCCGGCAGGACGCGATCCTCGCCTCCAACACCTCCTCGATCCCCCTGGTGAAGCTGGCCGTGGCGACCTCGCGCCCCGACCAGGTCATCGGCATCCACTTCTTCAACCCGGCCCCGGTGCAGAAGCTCGTCGAGCTGATCCCGGCCCTCACCACCTCCGAGGGCACGATCAGCCGTGCGCAGGTCTTCGCCGAGAAGCTGCTCGGCAAGCACGCCATCCGCGCCCAGGACCGGTCCGGCTTCGTGGTCAACGCGCTGCTCGTCCCGTACCTGCTCTCCGCGATCCGGATGTTCGAGTCGGGCATCGCGAGCCGCGAGGACATCGACAACGGCATGGAGTTCGGCTGCGCCCACCCGATGGGCCCGCTGAAGCTCGCCGACCTGATCGGCCTGGACACCATCGTGTCGATCGCCGATTCGATGTACACCGAGTACAAGGAGCCGCTGTACGCCGCTCCCCCGCTGCTCCAGCGGATGGTGGACGCGGGCCGGCTCGGCCGCAAGACCGGCTCGGGCTTCTACCCGTACCCCTGA